One Loxodonta africana isolate mLoxAfr1 chromosome 15, mLoxAfr1.hap2, whole genome shotgun sequence genomic window carries:
- the SRPRA gene encoding signal recognition particle receptor subunit alpha isoform X1 has protein sequence MLDFFTIFSKGGLVLWCFQGVSDSCTGPVNALIRSVLLQERGGNNSFTHEALTLKYKLDNQFELVFVVGFQKILTLTYVDKLIDDVHRLFRDKYRTEIQQQSALSLLNGTFDFQNDFLRLLREAEESSKIRAPTTMKKFEDSEKAKKPVRSMIETRGEKPKEKTKNSKKKGGKKEVRLLLTGSDGGPLATGKADSVVKTGVPVGPENGVELSKEELVRRKREEFMQKHGRGVEKSSKSLKSDAPKEKGKKAPRVWALGGCANKDVLDYSTPTTNGTPEVALPEDINLIRGTGPGGQLQDLDCSSSDDDEASQSTTKPSATKGTLGGMFGMLKGLVGSKSLSREDMESVLDKMRDHLIAKNVAADIAVQLCESVANKLEGKVMGTFSTVTSTVKQALQESLVQILQPQRRVDMLRDIMDAQRRQRPYVVTFCGVNGVGKSTNLAKISFWLLENGFSVLIAACDTFRAGAVEQLRTHTRRLTALHPPENHSGRTMVQLFEKGYGKDAAGIAMEAIAFARNQGFDVVLVDTAGRMQDNAPLMTALAKLITVNTPDLVLFVGEALVGNEAVDQLVKFNRALADHSMAQTPRLIDGIVLTKFDTIDDKVGAAISMTYITSKPIVFVGTGQTYCDLRSLNAKAVVAALMKA, from the exons ATGCTCGACTTCTTCACCATTTTCTCCAAGGGTGGCCTTGTGCTCTGGTGTTTCCAGGGCGTGAGCGATTCATGCACCGGGCCGGTTAACGCGCTGATTCGTTCGGTGCTGCTGCAG GAACGGGGAGGTAACAACTCCTTCACCCATGAGGCACTCACACTCAAATATAAACTGGACAATCAGTTTGAGCTGGTGTTTGTG GTTGGTTTTCAGAAGATCCTTACACTGACCTATGtggacaaactgatagatgacgTGCACCGGCTTTTTCGGGACAAGTACCGCACAGAGATCCAGCAGCAAAGTGCTTTAAGTCTATTGAATGGCACCTTTGATTTCCAAAATGACTTTCTGCGGCTCCTTCG tgAAGCAGAGGAGAGCAGTAAGATCCGTGCTCCCACTACCATGAAGAAATTTGAAGATTCTGAAAAGGCCAAGAAACCTGTGAGATCCATGATTGAGACACGTGGGGAAAAGcccaaggaaaaaacaaagaacagcaaaaaaaagggGGGTAAGAAGGAAG TGAGGCTTCTCCTAACAGGTTCTGATGGCGGCCCTTTGGCTACCGGCAAAGCAGACTCTGTAGTAAAGACAGGTGTCCCAGTGGGGCCTGAGAATGGGGTAGAGCTTTCCAAAGAGGAGCTGGTACGCAGGAAGCGAGAAGAGTTCATGCAGAAGCATGGGAGGGGTGTGGAGAAGTCCAG CAAGTCCCTGAAGTCAGATGCTCCAAAGGAGAAGGGCAAAAAAGCGCCCCGGGTGTGGGCACTGGGTGGCTGTGCTAACAAGGACGTCTTGGATTATAGTACCCCTACCACCAATGGAACTCCTGAGGTTGCTCTGCCTGAGGACATCAACTTG ATTCGAGGGACTGGGCCTGGGGGGCAGCTTCAGGATTTGGACTGCAGCAGCTCAGATGATGATGAGGCCTCTCAGAGCACCACCAAACCTAG TGCTACAAAGGGGACTCTGGGTGGCATGTTTGGGATGCTGAAGGGCCTCGTGGGTTCCAAGAGCTTGAGTCGTGAAGACATGGAATCTGTGCTGGACAAGATGCGTGATCATCTCATTG CGAAGAACGTGGCTGCAGACATTGCCGTCCAGCTCTGTGAATCTGTTGCCAACAAGTTGGAAGGGAAGGTGATGGGGACATTCAGTA CGGTGACATCTACAGTAAAGCAAGCTCTCCAAGAGTCCTTGGTGCAGATTCTGCAGCCACAGCGCCGTGTGGACATGCTCCGGGACATCATGGACGCCCAACGCCGCCAGCGCCCTTATGTCGTCACCTTCTGTGGTGTTAATGGAGTGGGGAAGTCTACTAATCTCGCCAAG ATTTCCTTCTGGTTGTTGGAGAATGGCTTCAGTGTACTCATTGCTGCCTGTGACACATTTCGTGCCGGCGCCGTGGAGCAGCTGCGCACACACACCCGGCGCCTGACTGCCCTACACCCGCCAGAGAATCACAGTGGCCGTACCATGGTGCAGTTGTTTGAAAAGGGCTATGGCAAGGACGCTGCTGGCATTGCCATGGAAGCCATCGCCTTTG CACGTAACCAAGGCTTCGATGTGGTCCTGGTGGACACGGCAGGCCGCATGCAAGACAATGCCCCCCTGATGACGGCCCTGGCCAAACTCATTACTGTCAATACACCTGACTTGGTGCTGTTTGTTGGGGAAGCCTTAGTAGGCAATGAGGCCGTGGATCAGCTG GTCAAGTTCAACCGAGCCTTGGCTGACCATTCTATGGCTCAAACACCTCGACTCATTGATGGCATTGTCCTTACCAAATTTGATACCATCGATGACAAG GTGGGAGCTGCTATTTCCATGACGTACATCACAAGCAAACCCATCGTCTTTGTGGGTACTGGCCAGACCTACTGTGACCTACGCAGCCTCAACGCTAAGGCTGTGGTGGCTGCCCTCATGAAGGCTTAA
- the SRPRA gene encoding signal recognition particle receptor subunit alpha isoform X2: MLDFFTIFSKGGLVLWCFQGVSDSCTGPVNALIRSVLLQERGGNNSFTHEALTLKYKLDNQFELVFVVGFQKILTLTYVDKLIDDVHRLFRDKYRTEIQQQSALSLLNGTFDFQNDFLRLLREAEESSKIRAPTTMKKFEDSEKAKKPVRSMIETRGEKPKEKTKNSKKKGGKKEGSDGGPLATGKADSVVKTGVPVGPENGVELSKEELVRRKREEFMQKHGRGVEKSSKSLKSDAPKEKGKKAPRVWALGGCANKDVLDYSTPTTNGTPEVALPEDINLIRGTGPGGQLQDLDCSSSDDDEASQSTTKPSATKGTLGGMFGMLKGLVGSKSLSREDMESVLDKMRDHLIAKNVAADIAVQLCESVANKLEGKVMGTFSTVTSTVKQALQESLVQILQPQRRVDMLRDIMDAQRRQRPYVVTFCGVNGVGKSTNLAKISFWLLENGFSVLIAACDTFRAGAVEQLRTHTRRLTALHPPENHSGRTMVQLFEKGYGKDAAGIAMEAIAFARNQGFDVVLVDTAGRMQDNAPLMTALAKLITVNTPDLVLFVGEALVGNEAVDQLVKFNRALADHSMAQTPRLIDGIVLTKFDTIDDKVGAAISMTYITSKPIVFVGTGQTYCDLRSLNAKAVVAALMKA; encoded by the exons ATGCTCGACTTCTTCACCATTTTCTCCAAGGGTGGCCTTGTGCTCTGGTGTTTCCAGGGCGTGAGCGATTCATGCACCGGGCCGGTTAACGCGCTGATTCGTTCGGTGCTGCTGCAG GAACGGGGAGGTAACAACTCCTTCACCCATGAGGCACTCACACTCAAATATAAACTGGACAATCAGTTTGAGCTGGTGTTTGTG GTTGGTTTTCAGAAGATCCTTACACTGACCTATGtggacaaactgatagatgacgTGCACCGGCTTTTTCGGGACAAGTACCGCACAGAGATCCAGCAGCAAAGTGCTTTAAGTCTATTGAATGGCACCTTTGATTTCCAAAATGACTTTCTGCGGCTCCTTCG tgAAGCAGAGGAGAGCAGTAAGATCCGTGCTCCCACTACCATGAAGAAATTTGAAGATTCTGAAAAGGCCAAGAAACCTGTGAGATCCATGATTGAGACACGTGGGGAAAAGcccaaggaaaaaacaaagaacagcaaaaaaaagggGGGTAAGAAGGAAG GTTCTGATGGCGGCCCTTTGGCTACCGGCAAAGCAGACTCTGTAGTAAAGACAGGTGTCCCAGTGGGGCCTGAGAATGGGGTAGAGCTTTCCAAAGAGGAGCTGGTACGCAGGAAGCGAGAAGAGTTCATGCAGAAGCATGGGAGGGGTGTGGAGAAGTCCAG CAAGTCCCTGAAGTCAGATGCTCCAAAGGAGAAGGGCAAAAAAGCGCCCCGGGTGTGGGCACTGGGTGGCTGTGCTAACAAGGACGTCTTGGATTATAGTACCCCTACCACCAATGGAACTCCTGAGGTTGCTCTGCCTGAGGACATCAACTTG ATTCGAGGGACTGGGCCTGGGGGGCAGCTTCAGGATTTGGACTGCAGCAGCTCAGATGATGATGAGGCCTCTCAGAGCACCACCAAACCTAG TGCTACAAAGGGGACTCTGGGTGGCATGTTTGGGATGCTGAAGGGCCTCGTGGGTTCCAAGAGCTTGAGTCGTGAAGACATGGAATCTGTGCTGGACAAGATGCGTGATCATCTCATTG CGAAGAACGTGGCTGCAGACATTGCCGTCCAGCTCTGTGAATCTGTTGCCAACAAGTTGGAAGGGAAGGTGATGGGGACATTCAGTA CGGTGACATCTACAGTAAAGCAAGCTCTCCAAGAGTCCTTGGTGCAGATTCTGCAGCCACAGCGCCGTGTGGACATGCTCCGGGACATCATGGACGCCCAACGCCGCCAGCGCCCTTATGTCGTCACCTTCTGTGGTGTTAATGGAGTGGGGAAGTCTACTAATCTCGCCAAG ATTTCCTTCTGGTTGTTGGAGAATGGCTTCAGTGTACTCATTGCTGCCTGTGACACATTTCGTGCCGGCGCCGTGGAGCAGCTGCGCACACACACCCGGCGCCTGACTGCCCTACACCCGCCAGAGAATCACAGTGGCCGTACCATGGTGCAGTTGTTTGAAAAGGGCTATGGCAAGGACGCTGCTGGCATTGCCATGGAAGCCATCGCCTTTG CACGTAACCAAGGCTTCGATGTGGTCCTGGTGGACACGGCAGGCCGCATGCAAGACAATGCCCCCCTGATGACGGCCCTGGCCAAACTCATTACTGTCAATACACCTGACTTGGTGCTGTTTGTTGGGGAAGCCTTAGTAGGCAATGAGGCCGTGGATCAGCTG GTCAAGTTCAACCGAGCCTTGGCTGACCATTCTATGGCTCAAACACCTCGACTCATTGATGGCATTGTCCTTACCAAATTTGATACCATCGATGACAAG GTGGGAGCTGCTATTTCCATGACGTACATCACAAGCAAACCCATCGTCTTTGTGGGTACTGGCCAGACCTACTGTGACCTACGCAGCCTCAACGCTAAGGCTGTGGTGGCTGCCCTCATGAAGGCTTAA